AGCGAGATCGCTGCTTACTTAGGTGTTCAACCTCACTGGTTGGCATTCGGTATTGGCGATAAGTACACTGATGATGCGACCATCAATAAAATGTCGACCAGTGGTGCTGTTACCGTAAACGTATACAGCCGAGCTGATGTGGCAAAGTTTATCGAAACTGGCGAAGCGCCGATTGTTACGCAAATGCCTGTCCACAAAGAGTTCGGTGATTGCTTTGGTGTTGTTTACCCTGCTCAAGGCAGCATCTCTCATACTTGGGATTGCGCTGCACTTATCTTGCAAGACAAAAACTGGGTCAACGACGATATCGTGCTCGCTCGTATCGGCAATAACCCAACACCTGATTTCTTTACGCTAGTCAAAGTCTCCGACACCATCCACGTATGGTACGGTGAAGATACCACCAAAAATCCAATTCACTCTATCACTGAAGATGAAATTGAAGTTTTGGGTATTGTCTGCTGGGGAACGTGGGCAAAACGCCGCTAAAAGCACCAATGATGTCCAATCAATACGCTCTCTGAATTGATTGACGCTACTTTTCGCTGCTGTATTGAGGTGCACCTTACGTGTGCACCTTTGACCTGTCAGCGTCATGCTTTGAACCACTTTTATCAATATCACCTGCCCTCACATTCCCTTACCATCCTTGTTGATCTAACCCGTGGTCTTAACTGCATATTATGGTAGGCTCATAGTGACGATAGGCTAAATGGAAGGAAACTCTTTTGGATAATAACACTCGTGCTGAGTTAGGCGATATTTTAACCGATCAAAACAAACTGCTCGAACTATTAGCAAGTAACATCAACGCGCTCGAAAGTTACCCCAACTTGCAAGCGTATCTCTCCAGCAATAACCAGAATTCGATCAGTTACCGCAAAGCATTACGCGAGAAAAAGTTCACTAAAGAAGATTATCGTTACGCGATTTTAGAACTGCTTGACTGGTTTGGCTATAAAGCCTGTATCGACTTAGATATGGACTTTATTATCAATCAGGTGGCGGAGAAAGTCGGTGATGATATTGACGCCATCAAAAGCCTCACCATCAAAGACGTCGGCGCAGACAATATTAGCCGTTTACTCCATATGATGGGGGAAGCCATTTATGCGCAAGTCGATGATCAACCTTCATTTCCATGGGAAGCAACCAAAGGGCAAACCAACCACGCTTTTTGGCGTAAATGTCATTTAGCTTATGACGCCATGATGCACGAAGGCTACAGTAGCCACTATAAAATCAATCAATGGTGTCAAGCAACGCTCGGCGTATCTTGCCCACAAAGTTTTCCAAAATTTGCTCGCACCTACGGTGACCCGCGCTTAATTGAAAGTTGGCGCACATGGAGTGATTGGAAAGAGTAGTGGTCAAGAGAGCTATCTTGGTGGTTCGGTAAACAAACCAAATCGCCTCTCGTCACTCATAGCGCACACTTAAGGCGCTGTTATCGTATCAGTGCTAATGGCTCACTGAGCCCGCAAGGTTAATCACGGTAACCCCAGTAACAATCAATAGCATACCAATGACGGTGGCAACGTTAGGTACGTTGCCTATCAATGCCTGCACCAATGCAAGTAAAACAATCCC
This window of the Vibrio panuliri genome carries:
- a CDS encoding helix-turn-helix domain-containing protein, producing the protein MQENYQDRIIALLKEKGETNASLAIGIHKGKATVGRYLSKSSNRTYPSIEEISEIAAYLGVQPHWLAFGIGDKYTDDATINKMSTSGAVTVNVYSRADVAKFIETGEAPIVTQMPVHKEFGDCFGVVYPAQGSISHTWDCAALILQDKNWVNDDIVLARIGNNPTPDFFTLVKVSDTIHVWYGEDTTKNPIHSITEDEIEVLGIVCWGTWAKRR